A genome region from Nycticebus coucang isolate mNycCou1 chromosome 4, mNycCou1.pri, whole genome shotgun sequence includes the following:
- the LOC128583478 gene encoding cationic amino acid transporter 4-like isoform X1, producing the protein MLTAALPSSTAMNTVLLSNLFSLPRIVYAMAVDGLFFQVFAYVHPRTQVPVVATMLFGILTALLALLMDLEALVQFLSIGTLLAYTFVAASIVVLRFQTASPHSSPAVAPASPGPLSKKHSSVSDHIEPVGAKQASVPEPGQLRPALRRYLGFLSGYSPRRVVTWVLCILMASAITLGCALIFGDSGLPHWGYILLLLLSSAVFLLSSNSPGRTHFRYIPQNSRLPSPFLLCSPGNEPGLTGLGRPEQPCPTPLGMVSSVPQLAPPCPLRSPWCPCSRPSASSSTSASC; encoded by the coding sequence ATGCTGACCGCCGCCCTACCCTCTTCTACAGCCATGAACACTGTCCTGCTCAGCAACCTCTTCTCCCTGCCTCGCATCGTCTATGCCATGGCTGTCGACGGGCTCTTCTTCCAGGTGTTTGCCTATGTGCACCCCCGGACACAGGTGCCCGTGGTAGCTACCATGCTGTTCGGGATCCTCACGGCCCTCCTGGCACTGCTGATGGACCTCGAAGCGCTGGTCCAGTTCCTGTCTATTGGCACACTACTGGCCTACACCTTTGTGGCTGCCAGCATCGTCGTGCTGCGCTTCCAGACGGCTTCTCCACACAGCTCCCCAGCCGTGGCCCCAGCCAGCCCTGGCCCCCTGTCCAAGAAGCACAGCTCCGTCTCAGACCACATAGAACCCGTGGGTGCAAAGCAGGCGTCAGTCCCTGAGCCTGGACAGCTGCGACCTGCCCTGAGGCGCTATCTGGGTTTCCTGAGTGGGTATAGCCCAAGAAGGGTTGTGACTTGGGTGCTCTGTATCCTGATGGCCTCAGCCATCACCCTGGGCTGCGCGCTGATTTTTGGGGACTCGGGCCTCCCACACTGGGGTTacatcctgctgctgctgctcagcaGTGCTGTGTTTCTGCTTTCCAGCAACAGCCCCGGCAGGACACATTTCAGGTACATCCCCCAGAACAGCAggctcccctctcccttcctcctctgttCACCAGGGAATGAACCAGGGCTCACAGGGCTGGGGAGGCCGGAACAGCCATGCCCCACCCCTTTGGGCATGGTCTCTTCTGTACCCCAGCTAGCCCCACCCTGTCCCCTCAGATCCCCCTGGTGCCCCTGCTCCCGGCCCTCAGCATCCTCCTCAACATCTGCCTCATGCTGA
- the LOC128583478 gene encoding cationic amino acid transporter 4-like isoform X2 gives MLTAALPSSTAMNTVLLSNLFSLPRIVYAMAVDGLFFQVFAYVHPRTQVPVVATMLFGILTALLALLMDLEALVQFLSIGTLLAYTFVAASIVVLRFQTASPHSSPAVAPASPGPLSKKHSSVSDHIEPVGAKQASVPEPGQLRPALRRYLGFLSGYSPRRVVTWVLCILMASAITLGCALIFGDSGLPHWGYILLLLLSSAVFLLSSNSPGRTHFRSPWCPCSRPSASSSTSASC, from the exons ATGCTGACCGCCGCCCTACCCTCTTCTACAGCCATGAACACTGTCCTGCTCAGCAACCTCTTCTCCCTGCCTCGCATCGTCTATGCCATGGCTGTCGACGGGCTCTTCTTCCAGGTGTTTGCCTATGTGCACCCCCGGACACAGGTGCCCGTGGTAGCTACCATGCTGTTCGGGATCCTCACGGCCCTCCTGGCACTGCTGATGGACCTCGAAGCGCTGGTCCAGTTCCTGTCTATTGGCACACTACTGGCCTACACCTTTGTGGCTGCCAGCATCGTCGTGCTGCGCTTCCAGACGGCTTCTCCACACAGCTCCCCAGCCGTGGCCCCAGCCAGCCCTGGCCCCCTGTCCAAGAAGCACAGCTCCGTCTCAGACCACATAGAACCCGTGGGTGCAAAGCAGGCGTCAGTCCCTGAGCCTGGACAGCTGCGACCTGCCCTGAGGCGCTATCTGGGTTTCCTGAGTGGGTATAGCCCAAGAAGGGTTGTGACTTGGGTGCTCTGTATCCTGATGGCCTCAGCCATCACCCTGGGCTGCGCGCTGATTTTTGGGGACTCGGGCCTCCCACACTGGGGTTacatcctgctgctgctgctcagcaGTGCTGTGTTTCTGCTTTCCAGCAACAGCCCCGGCAGGACACATTTCAG ATCCCCCTGGTGCCCCTGCTCCCGGCCCTCAGCATCCTCCTCAACATCTGCCTCATGCTGA